One genomic window of Sporosarcina ureae includes the following:
- a CDS encoding MgtC/SapB family protein codes for MLTLLADSFNGEALIKISIALVLSIIIGVEREIKKKPIGLKTSAVIATFSCLLTIISMEAAYLVPARNDINITMDPLRLSAQIVSGIGFLGAGAILRRDNDNITGLTTAAMIWGAAGIGIAVGAGFYIEALFTVVSVMIVIELVAPLLGRFGPKRLRTKEANCTIIITQKSKIDDLVRYLSEEHMEIDHMRIRQFQTPEHQYHHELHFKLMAHPKKSTSSLYIELTTLSYVESVELVIYP; via the coding sequence ATGTTAACGTTACTCGCTGATTCATTTAATGGAGAAGCACTAATTAAAATTAGTATTGCCCTAGTACTAAGTATTATTATAGGTGTAGAGCGGGAAATCAAAAAAAAGCCTATTGGTCTGAAAACAAGTGCAGTCATTGCTACCTTCAGTTGTTTGTTGACAATTATCTCAATGGAAGCTGCTTATTTAGTCCCCGCTCGTAATGATATTAATATCACAATGGACCCTTTACGGCTATCCGCACAAATTGTCAGTGGTATTGGATTCCTAGGTGCTGGGGCTATATTGCGCAGGGATAATGATAATATCACAGGGCTCACTACAGCTGCCATGATTTGGGGCGCAGCGGGAATTGGTATTGCGGTAGGTGCAGGTTTTTATATCGAAGCATTGTTCACTGTAGTTAGTGTAATGATCGTTATCGAGTTAGTAGCACCATTATTAGGCAGATTTGGTCCTAAGCGATTGCGTACTAAAGAGGCAAATTGTACGATCATTATTACGCAAAAATCTAAAATTGACGACCTCGTACGATACTTGAGTGAAGAACATATGGAAATTGACCATATGCGTATCAGACAATTCCAGACACCTGAACATCAATACCATCACGAATTACATTTCAAACTTATGGCACATCCAAAAAAATCTACTTCTTCACTTTATATAGAACTCACTACACTTTCCTATGTAGAATCGGTAGAACTCGTTATTTATCCATAA
- a CDS encoding 1,4-dihydroxy-2-naphthoate polyprenyltransferase has protein sequence MQHTIETDTGWRVWWQLTRPHTLTAAFAPVFLGTMIALQYGPLHFPLFLAMLVASLFLQMATNMFNEYYDFKRGLDDEHSIGIGGTIVRNGVQPKTVLNLALILYGLSVLLGIYICMETSWWLAVVGSVAMLIGYLYTGGPYPIAYTPFGELVSGFIMGMLLILIAFYIQTGTVTGNAILLSVPSMLLVGAIMLANNIRDIVQDTKGGRKTMAILIGRNNAVTILAMFFIVSYGWIIALVVTGHVSAWALLVLLSIPKPLHATKTFRKYEQPIQVMPAMKDTGVTNTLFGLLLGIGILIAHFI, from the coding sequence GTGCAACACACAATAGAAACCGATACCGGCTGGCGAGTTTGGTGGCAGCTAACGCGCCCACACACATTGACTGCTGCTTTTGCACCTGTCTTTTTAGGGACCATGATTGCGTTACAATACGGACCACTTCATTTCCCGTTATTTTTAGCGATGCTTGTAGCAAGTTTATTTTTACAGATGGCTACGAATATGTTCAATGAATACTATGATTTCAAACGAGGACTCGACGATGAACACTCGATCGGTATTGGCGGTACGATCGTCCGGAACGGCGTACAACCAAAAACCGTATTAAATTTAGCACTCATTCTGTATGGCTTATCTGTTCTCCTAGGCATTTACATTTGCATGGAAACTTCTTGGTGGCTTGCCGTCGTAGGTTCTGTTGCCATGCTGATTGGCTATTTGTATACTGGCGGACCCTATCCGATTGCTTATACCCCATTCGGCGAGCTGGTTTCTGGATTTATTATGGGCATGCTATTAATTTTAATTGCATTCTATATTCAAACAGGAACTGTCACTGGCAATGCCATATTGCTTTCTGTACCGAGCATGCTTTTAGTAGGTGCGATTATGTTAGCAAACAATATTCGGGATATTGTACAAGATACTAAGGGTGGCAGAAAAACCATGGCAATTCTTATAGGTCGAAATAATGCTGTAACGATATTGGCAATGTTTTTCATCGTGTCGTATGGATGGATCATTGCACTTGTCGTGACAGGTCATGTGTCTGCATGGGCATTACTCGTACTACTGAGTATTCCCAAACCGTTACATGCTACGAAAACCTTCCGAAAGTATGAACAACCTATTCAAGTCATGCCTGCGATGAAGGATACTGGCGTTACCAACACGCTGTTTGGCCTGCTTCTCGGTATCGGCATTCTCATCGCTCACTTCATCTGA
- a CDS encoding ornithine--oxo-acid transaminase, whose amino-acid sequence MTKTTTVIEQTKKYGANNYNPLPIVISEAEGVWVKDPEGNKYMDMLAAYSALNQGHRHPKIIQALKDQADRVTLTSRAFHNDQLGPWYEKMAALSGKNMVLPMNTGAEAVETALKAARRWAYDVKGVAGNHAEIIACVGNFHGRTLGAVSLSSDAEYKKGFGPLLPGIKLVEYGDIDALKAAITSNTAAFLIEPIQGEAGIIIPPEGFMKEASDLCKKENILFIADEIQAGLCRTGEMFACNYDGVTPDMYILGKALGGGVFPISCVLANDDILGVFNPGSHGSTFGGNPMACAVSLAAIEVLEDEGLAKQSKELGNYFMDELKKLSHPAIKEVRGRGLFIGMELTEPARPYCEELKELGLLCKETHDTVIRFAPPLIITKDELDWALGKIRTVFNK is encoded by the coding sequence ATGACGAAAACGACTACTGTTATTGAACAAACAAAAAAGTACGGTGCAAATAACTATAATCCGCTGCCGATTGTAATTTCTGAAGCGGAAGGTGTCTGGGTTAAAGATCCTGAAGGGAATAAATATATGGATATGTTGGCTGCCTATTCCGCACTCAACCAAGGACATCGTCATCCGAAAATTATTCAAGCGCTGAAAGACCAAGCAGATCGTGTTACGTTAACTTCACGTGCTTTCCATAATGATCAATTGGGTCCGTGGTATGAAAAGATGGCGGCGCTTTCAGGTAAAAATATGGTATTGCCTATGAACACTGGCGCAGAGGCAGTGGAGACTGCTTTAAAAGCAGCGAGACGCTGGGCGTATGATGTGAAAGGTGTAGCAGGCAACCATGCGGAAATTATTGCGTGTGTAGGGAATTTCCACGGCCGTACACTGGGAGCGGTTTCATTGTCATCCGATGCTGAATATAAAAAAGGATTCGGTCCCTTGCTACCGGGTATCAAGTTAGTAGAGTACGGGGATATCGATGCATTGAAAGCGGCAATTACTTCCAATACGGCTGCTTTCTTGATTGAGCCGATCCAAGGAGAAGCGGGAATCATTATTCCACCTGAAGGGTTCATGAAAGAAGCTTCGGATTTATGTAAAAAAGAGAACATCCTCTTTATTGCAGATGAAATCCAAGCTGGACTCTGTCGGACAGGTGAAATGTTTGCTTGTAACTATGATGGTGTCACGCCGGATATGTATATCCTTGGTAAAGCACTTGGCGGGGGCGTGTTCCCGATTTCCTGTGTACTTGCGAATGATGACATCTTAGGTGTATTCAATCCAGGATCTCATGGATCTACATTTGGCGGAAATCCTATGGCTTGTGCAGTATCCTTGGCAGCAATTGAAGTGTTGGAAGATGAGGGGCTCGCGAAACAATCCAAAGAACTAGGAAACTATTTCATGGATGAGCTAAAGAAACTCTCTCATCCTGCAATTAAAGAAGTACGTGGACGCGGGTTATTTATTGGAATGGAATTAACGGAACCAGCACGCCCATATTGTGAGGAACTAAAAGAACTCGGTTTATTATGTAAAGAAACACATGATACAGTAATTCGTTTCGCGCCACCATTGATTATTACGAAAGATGAGTTAGATTGGGCATTGGGAAAAATTCGTACAGTATTTAACAAGTGA
- a CDS encoding Glu/Leu/Phe/Val family dehydrogenase: MTENLNLFTSTQVVIKDALEKLGYDEGMYELLKEPLLMVEVRIPIRMDDGKVKVFTGYRGQHNDAVGPTKGGIRFHPNVSADEVKALSMWMTLKAGIVDLPYGGAKGGIICDPREMSMGELERLSRGYVRALSQVMGPAKDIPAPDVFTNSQFMAWMMDEYSKIDEFNSPGFITGKPVVLGGSHGRERATAEGVTIIINEAAKRRNIDMKGARVIIQGFGNAGSFLSKFLHDSGAKVIGISDAYGALYDPDGLDIDYLLDRRDSFGTVTTLFDNTLTNAELLEMECDILVPAAIENQITEKNAHNIKANIVVEAANGPTTSEATKILTDRGILLVPDVLASAGGVTVSYFEWVQNNMGYYWSEEEVREKMTAKMVQAFENVYNIATTRNIDMRLAAYMVGARKTAEASRFRGWV; the protein is encoded by the coding sequence ATGACAGAAAACCTGAATCTATTTACGTCTACACAAGTTGTTATAAAAGATGCACTTGAAAAGCTAGGCTATGATGAAGGAATGTATGAACTATTGAAAGAACCACTTCTTATGGTAGAGGTGCGTATACCTATCCGTATGGATGATGGTAAAGTAAAAGTGTTCACTGGGTACCGCGGACAACATAATGATGCCGTGGGACCAACAAAAGGTGGAATTCGTTTCCATCCTAACGTAAGCGCTGATGAAGTGAAGGCGCTTTCTATGTGGATGACGCTGAAAGCGGGAATTGTAGACTTGCCATACGGCGGTGCTAAAGGCGGTATCATATGTGATCCGCGAGAAATGTCGATGGGTGAATTAGAACGTCTGAGTCGTGGCTATGTGCGTGCGCTTAGTCAGGTAATGGGACCTGCAAAGGATATTCCTGCTCCGGACGTCTTTACGAATTCACAATTCATGGCATGGATGATGGATGAATATAGTAAAATTGATGAATTTAACTCACCTGGTTTCATTACAGGCAAGCCGGTCGTGCTTGGCGGTTCACATGGCCGCGAGCGCGCAACAGCTGAAGGGGTTACCATCATTATTAATGAAGCGGCAAAACGCCGTAATATTGATATGAAGGGTGCGCGTGTTATCATTCAAGGTTTCGGTAACGCGGGTAGCTTCCTATCTAAGTTTTTACATGATTCAGGCGCGAAAGTAATCGGTATTTCCGATGCGTACGGTGCATTGTATGATCCGGATGGTTTGGATATCGACTATCTACTTGATCGTCGTGACAGCTTTGGAACAGTCACTACACTATTCGACAATACGCTAACAAATGCGGAACTACTCGAAATGGAATGTGATATTTTAGTTCCAGCTGCAATCGAAAATCAAATTACAGAAAAGAATGCTCATAATATTAAAGCGAACATCGTAGTGGAAGCGGCTAACGGTCCAACTACTTCGGAAGCGACTAAAATCCTGACAGATCGCGGTATTCTACTAGTGCCAGACGTATTGGCGAGCGCTGGTGGCGTAACTGTATCGTATTTCGAATGGGTTCAGAATAATATGGGGTATTACTGGTCTGAAGAAGAAGTACGTGAAAAAATGACAGCGAAGATGGTTCAAGCATTTGAAAATGTTTATAACATCGCAACTACACGTAATATCGATATGCGTTTAGCAGCATATATGGTTGGTGCACGTAAAACAGCGGAAGCAAGCCGTTTCCGTGGCTGGGTATAA
- a CDS encoding isochorismate synthase, protein MIRKLTDREKTVPATGAESRFFTETLEVETLSPLAFFEAGFSHYGEHRFFWQNADKTVKLVGLGQATVLTAEKDRFQSISSQWATLCEGLIKEEKDVDPVLFGGFSFDPHTRQDDEWNAFPAAYFTVPLFQLKIEKGKTYVSINYITDEPQTAADFEALRQERDRLIHIAQVDEFTFQGKPSVIKQTELATDRYMDAVEHVTSHIKAQEAEKVVIARKIKLTFEEEFQKAAALHTITNEQSASYHFGLQIGKEMFFGATPERLVEIYKGHAYSACVAGSIERGKTAQEDQRLGEVLLRDKKNREEHQYVVDMITQVFSGFCTSLQVNKTPKLLKVRDIQHLFTPVEGELAKDQDIFRLVEALHPTPALGGVPRQKALEIIREEEQMDRGFYAGPIGWADSAGNGEFAVAIRSGLLTGNEAYLYAGGGIVADSTPTEEYAETWVKFRPVLRALGGRLHE, encoded by the coding sequence ATGATTCGGAAATTGACCGATCGAGAGAAGACGGTTCCGGCAACAGGCGCTGAATCTCGTTTTTTTACGGAAACATTGGAAGTGGAAACGCTTAGTCCGCTTGCTTTTTTTGAAGCAGGCTTTTCACATTATGGTGAGCATCGTTTCTTCTGGCAAAATGCAGACAAGACAGTAAAACTTGTCGGTTTGGGTCAGGCTACAGTTCTAACAGCGGAGAAGGATCGTTTTCAGTCGATTTCTTCACAATGGGCAACGTTATGTGAAGGTTTGATTAAGGAAGAAAAAGATGTCGATCCGGTGTTGTTTGGAGGGTTTTCTTTTGATCCTCACACCCGCCAAGACGATGAGTGGAACGCTTTTCCAGCTGCTTATTTTACTGTGCCTTTATTCCAACTGAAAATCGAAAAAGGTAAAACGTATGTATCGATTAATTATATTACGGATGAACCGCAAACCGCAGCAGACTTTGAAGCGTTGCGTCAAGAACGTGACCGCTTGATTCATATTGCACAGGTTGACGAATTCACGTTCCAAGGAAAGCCGAGCGTAATCAAGCAGACAGAATTGGCTACGGACCGCTATATGGACGCTGTAGAGCACGTGACATCGCATATTAAAGCGCAAGAGGCAGAGAAAGTAGTCATTGCACGTAAAATTAAACTGACGTTCGAAGAAGAATTCCAAAAGGCTGCTGCGTTGCATACGATTACGAATGAACAGTCTGCTAGTTATCACTTTGGTCTGCAAATTGGGAAGGAAATGTTCTTCGGTGCAACGCCAGAGAGATTGGTTGAAATTTATAAGGGACATGCGTATTCAGCTTGTGTAGCGGGTTCTATTGAACGCGGAAAAACGGCTCAAGAAGATCAGCGACTTGGGGAAGTGTTGTTACGAGATAAGAAAAACCGTGAAGAACATCAATATGTAGTCGATATGATTACGCAAGTCTTCTCGGGTTTTTGCACATCACTACAAGTCAATAAAACACCAAAGCTTTTGAAAGTACGAGATATACAGCATTTATTCACACCGGTTGAAGGCGAGCTTGCGAAGGATCAGGATATATTCCGTCTAGTAGAAGCACTTCATCCAACGCCTGCTCTAGGTGGAGTTCCACGTCAGAAAGCGCTCGAAATCATTCGCGAAGAAGAGCAAATGGACCGTGGCTTTTATGCCGGGCCGATTGGTTGGGCGGATTCTGCGGGTAATGGAGAGTTTGCAGTGGCCATTCGGTCTGGACTGCTAACTGGCAATGAGGCATATTTATATGCTGGCGGAGGTATTGTAGCCGATTCTACACCAACGGAAGAATATGCGGAAACATGGGTGAAATTCCGTCCCGTGTTACGCGCGCTCGGAGGCCGTTTACATGAATGA
- a CDS encoding iron-containing alcohol dehydrogenase yields the protein MDNFIFNNPTKLLFGKDQLKHLPEELERYGKKVLLVYGGGSIKRNGLYDEIMTLLNDNDFEVVDMPGVEPNPRLSTAKRGAELCKEHNIDVIIAAGGGSVIDCTKLIASAAKYDGDPWDFVTGKATPKEALPFGTVLTLTATSSEMNAGSVITNEDTQEKYGWGGPLSYPKFSILDPKYTLSVPLDQTVNGIVDTMSHIFEQYFHTANNASFQDEICEAALRSVMKTGEQLVKDPENTELRESMMFAGVWGLNGFLSMGTKGDWGTHTIEHAVSAVYDIPHAGGLAILFPHWMKQTFPKNPQRFVQLAVNVFGVDSADKTDEEIAMEGIDRLSAYWKKIGAPVTLADYDIDDSKLELMAEKAAVNGPVGRFAQLSKDEVHTLLKASL from the coding sequence GTGGATAATTTTATTTTCAATAATCCGACCAAATTATTATTTGGTAAAGATCAACTGAAACATTTACCTGAAGAACTGGAAAGATACGGTAAAAAGGTACTTCTCGTATATGGTGGCGGCAGTATTAAGCGTAATGGCCTGTATGATGAGATCATGACATTATTGAACGACAATGATTTTGAAGTAGTAGATATGCCGGGCGTGGAACCGAATCCCCGACTGTCAACAGCTAAAAGAGGCGCAGAACTGTGTAAAGAACATAATATAGATGTAATTATCGCAGCAGGCGGAGGATCTGTAATTGACTGTACTAAGTTAATTGCTTCTGCAGCAAAATACGATGGTGATCCATGGGACTTCGTAACAGGCAAAGCAACACCTAAAGAAGCACTGCCATTTGGTACAGTGCTGACGCTTACTGCGACTAGTTCAGAAATGAATGCAGGTTCTGTTATTACCAATGAAGACACACAGGAGAAATATGGCTGGGGTGGACCGTTAAGCTATCCAAAGTTCTCTATATTGGATCCTAAATACACATTGTCAGTACCGCTAGATCAAACAGTCAACGGTATTGTCGATACGATGTCCCACATTTTCGAGCAATACTTCCATACTGCAAACAATGCTTCGTTCCAGGATGAAATATGTGAAGCGGCATTGCGTTCCGTTATGAAGACTGGAGAGCAACTCGTGAAAGATCCTGAGAACACAGAGCTTCGCGAATCTATGATGTTTGCGGGTGTTTGGGGATTGAATGGTTTCTTATCGATGGGTACAAAAGGGGACTGGGGTACGCATACTATCGAACACGCCGTATCTGCTGTCTACGATATACCTCACGCCGGTGGTTTAGCGATTTTATTCCCGCACTGGATGAAGCAAACATTCCCGAAAAATCCACAACGCTTTGTACAGCTGGCTGTTAATGTATTCGGAGTAGATTCAGCTGATAAGACGGATGAAGAGATTGCAATGGAAGGAATCGACCGTTTAAGTGCTTATTGGAAGAAGATCGGCGCACCTGTCACGTTAGCAGATTATGATATTGATGACTCTAAATTGGAGTTAATGGCAGAAAAAGCTGCTGTAAATGGACCGGTTGGTAGATTTGCTCAATTATCCAAAGATGAAGTTCACACTTTATTGAAGGCTAGTTTGTAA
- a CDS encoding TraR/DksA C4-type zinc finger protein codes for MTILLTTKQIQQLEKELRAMEERLTETENETEIVKTAQEDVGELSMYDNHPADMGTELYEREKDMALNTHAEGELEKVQNALQAMQDGTYGKCEVCGKEIQFERLEAIPYTTVCIDDAKKDVPTDRPVEEDLLIMADPNSFAARREGDAIDYEDSFQEIAQSGTSETPSDFSGNKNRDYGDLYDEENEDSVEEYEEFAVSDITGEPAGFVRTAEAIEYEEELDVEGIESPLGDIPYKESDSYIDAEKDK; via the coding sequence GTGACTATATTGTTAACAACTAAACAAATTCAACAACTCGAAAAAGAATTACGAGCTATGGAAGAACGTTTGACTGAAACAGAAAACGAGACGGAGATTGTAAAGACTGCACAAGAAGATGTAGGCGAATTATCCATGTATGATAATCACCCCGCTGATATGGGAACAGAATTATATGAGCGTGAAAAGGACATGGCACTCAATACACACGCAGAAGGTGAGCTAGAAAAAGTTCAGAACGCGCTACAAGCCATGCAGGACGGCACTTATGGCAAATGTGAAGTCTGTGGTAAGGAAATACAATTTGAGCGCTTAGAAGCAATCCCTTACACGACTGTGTGTATTGATGACGCGAAAAAAGATGTTCCAACTGATCGACCGGTTGAAGAGGATTTATTAATCATGGCAGATCCTAATTCATTTGCAGCACGAAGGGAAGGAGACGCAATAGATTACGAAGATAGCTTCCAGGAAATCGCACAATCAGGAACATCTGAAACACCTTCAGACTTCTCAGGCAATAAAAATCGAGACTACGGTGATCTGTACGATGAAGAAAATGAAGATAGTGTAGAAGAATACGAAGAGTTTGCAGTGTCTGACATTACCGGTGAACCAGCTGGGTTTGTACGCACTGCAGAAGCGATAGAATATGAAGAGGAGTTGGATGTGGAAGGGATTGAATCACCATTAGGTGACATCCCTTATAAAGAAAGTGACAGCTATATTGATGCAGAGAAAGATAAGTAA
- a CDS encoding DUF378 domain-containing protein, whose product METLQKVTLAIALIGALNWGVVGIFRFDVIAQLTEGAYQPLARFLYIVIGLSGLMALQVLFTYWRREEEPKSTEEIQSASPIKHI is encoded by the coding sequence ATGGAGACATTGCAAAAAGTCACGCTAGCGATTGCGTTAATCGGCGCATTAAACTGGGGCGTAGTCGGGATTTTTCGTTTTGATGTCATCGCCCAACTAACAGAAGGGGCCTATCAGCCATTAGCACGCTTTCTTTATATCGTCATCGGATTGTCCGGTCTTATGGCATTACAAGTTCTTTTTACGTATTGGCGCAGAGAAGAGGAACCGAAATCTACCGAAGAGATCCAATCTGCATCACCTATTAAACACATATAA
- a CDS encoding DMT family transporter has translation MNKPSIHPYIPIAIGVLTVGLSAIFVKLATADAGVIAFYRMFFSAVIMLPLFLLSYRSELKSLTKRDWLFTASSGIFLAVHFILWFESLNYTSVASSTVLVTLQPIFALAGTALFFKEIITGKMLTAVLIALTGSFIISWGDFQVSGAALFGDLLALLACAFVTAYLLIGQSVRKRISLVTYTFLVYSVSSIALFFYVLIMQEPFFGYPTADWGWFLALAILPNLLGHTLFNWAIKWVSTNVVSIATLFEPVLASIAAYFVLHEKITTLQLGGAIVVLTGVLLFVVDVKAINKKLFTKNT, from the coding sequence TTGAATAAACCGTCAATTCATCCCTACATACCCATTGCGATTGGTGTCCTTACAGTTGGACTGTCCGCAATCTTTGTAAAACTGGCTACAGCAGATGCAGGAGTCATCGCCTTTTATCGTATGTTTTTTTCAGCTGTTATTATGCTTCCGTTATTTTTACTTTCCTATCGTAGCGAACTTAAGTCATTAACAAAAAGAGATTGGCTGTTTACCGCAAGTTCAGGAATATTTCTGGCAGTTCATTTTATACTGTGGTTCGAATCTTTAAATTACACGTCGGTTGCCAGCTCAACTGTATTAGTCACGTTGCAACCAATTTTTGCTTTAGCGGGTACTGCATTGTTCTTTAAAGAAATCATTACAGGGAAAATGCTGACTGCTGTTCTCATTGCATTAACAGGAAGCTTCATTATTAGTTGGGGAGATTTTCAAGTAAGTGGGGCAGCGTTATTTGGGGATTTACTTGCATTACTCGCTTGTGCATTTGTCACAGCGTATTTATTAATCGGTCAGAGCGTGCGTAAAAGAATATCGCTCGTTACGTACACCTTTCTTGTTTACTCTGTAAGTTCGATTGCACTGTTTTTCTATGTACTTATCATGCAAGAGCCTTTCTTCGGGTACCCCACTGCAGATTGGGGATGGTTTTTAGCTCTAGCAATCTTACCAAATCTGTTGGGACACACGTTATTTAACTGGGCGATCAAATGGGTGAGTACAAATGTAGTATCAATCGCCACTCTATTTGAACCAGTACTGGCTTCAATCGCCGCATACTTTGTATTACATGAAAAAATAACTACTCTTCAATTAGGAGGCGCAATCGTTGTCCTGACAGGGGTTTTGCTGTTTGTCGTTGATGTAAAAGCAATAAATAAAAAACTTTTTACAAAAAACACTTGA
- the pruA gene encoding L-glutamate gamma-semialdehyde dehydrogenase → MIPYKHEPFTDFTVEENRKAYEEGLKLVESYLGQDYPLIIGGERIMTDKKLASTNPSDKKEVIGNVSQASRDLAEQAMNTAKEAFETWRKVKPEFRADVLFKAAAIVRRRKFEFSALLTREAGKPWNEADADVAEGIDFMEYYARQMLTLKDGMHVESRPGEYNRFDYVPLGVGVVISPWNFAFAIMAGTTVGALVTGNTVLLKPASTTTVVAYKFIEVLEEAGMPAGVVNFIPGSGSEIGDYLVDHKDTRFVSFTGSREVGTRIFERAAKVHDGQIWLKRVIAEMGGKDTIVVDNEADLELAAQSIVSSSFGFSGQKCSACSRAIIHEDVYDEVVKRVEEITKAYNWGDPIDGNNTAGPVIDQAAFDKIMEYIEIGKQEGRLIAGGTGDDSKGYFIAPTVFADVDPNARISQEEIFGPVVALSKASSFTEAIEFANDTDYGLTGAVITKNRHHIEQAREDFHVGNLYFNRGCTGAIVGYQPFGGFNMSGTDSKAGGPDYLQLHMQGKTTSEML, encoded by the coding sequence ATGATTCCATACAAACACGAACCATTCACAGATTTTACAGTGGAAGAAAACCGCAAAGCGTATGAAGAAGGATTAAAACTCGTAGAAAGTTATCTAGGACAAGATTATCCGCTAATTATCGGCGGTGAACGCATAATGACAGACAAGAAGTTAGCATCCACTAACCCTTCTGATAAAAAAGAGGTCATCGGTAATGTCTCTCAAGCTAGTCGCGATTTAGCAGAGCAAGCGATGAATACCGCGAAAGAAGCTTTCGAAACGTGGAGAAAAGTCAAGCCTGAATTTCGTGCTGACGTATTATTCAAGGCAGCTGCCATCGTCAGACGTCGCAAGTTTGAGTTTTCTGCACTGCTTACAAGAGAAGCAGGGAAGCCTTGGAATGAAGCGGATGCAGATGTCGCTGAAGGTATCGACTTTATGGAATATTACGCTCGACAGATGCTTACTTTAAAAGATGGTATGCATGTGGAGAGCAGACCAGGTGAGTATAACCGATTCGATTACGTACCACTTGGTGTAGGAGTAGTCATTTCACCATGGAATTTCGCATTTGCGATCATGGCAGGTACAACAGTAGGTGCACTTGTAACAGGAAACACCGTGCTGTTGAAGCCGGCTTCCACAACAACGGTCGTGGCATATAAGTTTATTGAAGTACTGGAAGAAGCGGGAATGCCAGCTGGTGTCGTCAACTTCATCCCTGGATCAGGTTCTGAGATTGGTGACTACTTGGTCGACCACAAAGACACTCGTTTCGTTTCCTTCACAGGTTCACGCGAAGTAGGTACACGAATTTTCGAACGTGCGGCAAAAGTACATGACGGTCAAATTTGGTTGAAACGTGTGATTGCAGAGATGGGTGGTAAAGATACGATTGTTGTCGATAATGAAGCTGATTTGGAACTGGCAGCGCAATCTATCGTTTCTTCATCATTTGGATTCAGTGGCCAAAAGTGTTCTGCATGTTCCCGTGCAATCATTCATGAGGATGTCTACGATGAAGTAGTGAAGCGCGTAGAAGAAATCACGAAGGCGTATAACTGGGGTGATCCAATCGATGGAAACAACACAGCCGGTCCAGTTATTGATCAGGCGGCATTCGATAAAATCATGGAGTATATTGAAATCGGCAAGCAAGAGGGACGTCTCATTGCAGGCGGAACGGGCGACGATTCAAAAGGGTATTTCATAGCACCCACCGTATTTGCTGACGTGGATCCGAATGCGCGTATTTCTCAAGAGGAAATCTTCGGTCCCGTTGTCGCGCTCTCAAAAGCCTCATCATTTACAGAAGCGATTGAATTTGCAAACGATACAGACTACGGCCTAACAGGTGCAGTCATCACGAAGAACCGCCACCATATTGAGCAAGCTCGTGAAGACTTCCACGTAGGAAATCTATATTTCAACAGAGGTTGTACAGGCGCCATTGTTGGATACCAGCCATTTGGTGGGTTCAATATGTCGGGTACTGACTCAAAAGCTGGCGGACCTGATTACTTGCAGTTGCATATGCAAGGGAAAACTACTTCGGAAATGCTGTAA